In Deltaproteobacteria bacterium, the genomic stretch GGCCGCAGGGTTCAGGGGCCGTACGGTGGAACTGGCCCTGGCCGGGGCATTGTTCCACGACGTGGGCCGGTTTGAGCAGTATGCCGTCTTCAAGACCTACAGCGACAGGAAATCCCTGGATCACGGGGATCTCGGGGCCGAAGTCCTCGCCCGTCCCGAGAACGCCGACTTGACTGAAGGCCTGGACGTCGCCTTTCGGGCCGATCTTCGCAAGGTGGTTGGCCTGCATAACAAGCGTCTGGTCCCGGACGGACTGGAACCGGACACGGACGCGGCCCTTCGTGTCGTCCGGGACGCCGACAAACTGGACATCGTTGCCGTGATGATCGAGCACCTACGCCCCGGGGCTCCGTATAATCCGGTGGTCTGCCTTCATCTCGATCCCGACCCAACGTCCTACACCCCAGCTGTTCTGGCGCAGGTTCTTGAAGGCCGGGACGTACGCTACCAGGATATGCGCTGGACCAACGATTTCAGGCTTCTGCTCTGTTCCTGGGCCGGAGCATTGACCTTTCCGGCCAGTCGGAAAAGGTACGCCGA encodes the following:
- a CDS encoding HD domain-containing protein, coding for AAGFRGRTVELALAGALFHDVGRFEQYAVFKTYSDRKSLDHGDLGAEVLARPENADLTEGLDVAFRADLRKVVGLHNKRLVPDGLEPDTDAALRVVRDADKLDIVAVMIEHLRPGAPYNPVVCLHLDPDPTSYTPAVLAQVLEGRDVRYQDMRWTNDFRLLLCSWAGALTFPASRKRYAERKFSESLLVGLPARKEFQALREWIARTLCQNSVESGGHHVRHS